aataaataatcaaaatCCAAAaaacatgcttcgaatgaccccccCAATTTGAACAATAGTACTACCATACCATACTATTCCATGTTACCATACCAAAAATACCGTACCATACCATACCGTACCTATTCATAAAAGTTAAAGAGTTTATATAAGGCTAAGGtctttttaaagttttaaccTTAAAAAAGGCTTGAGCTCTTAAAAAGgctatatatttaaaaaaagactaTAGCCTTTTTTAAGACTTTAGCTTTATTAAAACCTTTAGCCCTTTGAAACCTTTTTGATTAAGCCAGCTCTAAAAAGAACTCGGGAGCCTTAAATTTCGGGCTAAAagggctcgagtcctttggaacactaatatgtactgtaaaacgttgcacgatacacgtgcgaataggtaattcgcaactcgtgtcgatttaactCCATTCggtcatgttttaatttatcgccacacgttgcgaatttcctactttccgcacttgtatcgtaaataactaattcatatttgacgaccggtctggtctagtgggtagtgaccctgcctatgaagccgatggtcccgggttcgaattccggtaagggcatttatttgtgcggtgaacacagatatttgttcctgagtcatggctgttttctatgtatataagtaagtatgtatttatctaaatacgtatgtatattgtcgcctagtacccatagttcaagctttgcttagtttggggctaggtcgatctgtgtaagattgtccccaaatatttatttatattagtaTTGCGTTTAAATTAGCAGGTTATACTGAGAGTTCCACATGTTATATCTCTGTCTGACATGAGGCTCCCCCGCTCACCGGCAGTGGGCGTGTCGTCGAGGCTCTCGTCGTCGTCCATGATGAGCTCGTCCAGCCCGTGCGCCACCTGCGCCGCGTCCAGctccgcgcgcgccgccgcgccctCCGCCTCGCCCTCCGCCTCGCATAGCACCGGGGAGTACCGCCCCGATATCTCGGAGTCTGAACTCTCTGTAAACAACAAAGGCctaaatattaggtactttaaaaatgttaaatactcgtataacaaaaatattgagACTAAAGGCCTGCGTGCGGTTTGGGCAGGCCTTAAGGATGCAATTACAGTGGGTCGGCATGTTTTTTGAAATTGTTTGATTCGAAGAACGACTCCGAATCTAAAATCGCTGAGAAACGTTTAGAAAGAATAAACTGAAAAGGCAAAACGAAAGGGTCACAACTTACAAGCAAGGAACTCATTGTATTTGTCCTTAAGCTGCATTGAACTCACATCCGGCGGTTACATAAAAGTTTTCAtggttataatataatttacctTCATTAATGCTCAGAGGCGATGTGGGACTTTCACTACCCGAGCTCCATTGAAAGTCCTTCCAACACGACGAGCCCATACTGCTGCCCTCGCCCGTGCTCACGCCCGACTCGGGGCTCCAGTCCAGCCGCGCGCGCTTGCTGGCGGGGAACTGGGAGCCGGCCGGGAACCCGGGCTGGCCTAGCCCGGCCTCATAGTAAGGTGAGAGCGGGCTTTGGGGTCGGTCGGGGCTCATCGCGCTTCGGGAGCTGGAAGGCCATTCGGGGCTTTTCGGCTCCCAATATACTCCGGCTGACCAGTCCTTGCTGGCCATTTTGATTAATTGtgatttctgaaataaataaacagtgAGTTCTCAGAGAATGTCGGcatgaaaattaaaaagttttacAATATTTTCGACATCACAACAGGCATGATAATACACtataccagcggtcggcaaccttttagcagccaagggccacatactagttaacgaagttgacgcgggccgcactttgttaatatttatgactttatcagacattgttgtttgtcaATATTTCTTACAGAacagccagggaggctcgcgggccgcctgttgccgaccgctgcactaTACAATCTGCCACAAATTCGCCTAGCTTTTTAATACATTTCAATCATATCTATCAAGATCAATACTATCAAATGGTGTCCAAAAGTTATGCGTCCAGCATACGCTCGTTAGCACTGTCTACTTACCTTTTTTAAAGTCATAGGGCTCATAGACCGCGCCCTCTTCAAGTACTTCCGGCGCGGCGTCTCCTCGTCACTCTGACTGTCGTCCGAGGCATCACTATCCACCGCATCAACAAACCCAACTATCATATTATCCCTCTCAATCACCACCTTTAGCTCATCTTCATTCTTCGAGCAAAAAGGACCTCGGCGTCTTACGAATAACGACTTTCCATCGTCAGTATTTAACTTCGGTTCGGTTTTTGGCGCCTCGGTCTCATCTGTTTTAAATGCGGTTACGATTTCGTTAGACTCGGCATTTTCTAAGTTGTTGTGTTCGAAGTCCATGGTTGCGACGAAGGTGGTTAGTTCGTCGGTCAGTAGGCTGATGAGCCCTTTGCTGACTAGGATTTGGAATGCTGAAAGGTAATATCATGCATCACAATAATGAAACATAAGACATgacgaaaataaaaaaaaagcggccaagtgcgagtcggactcgctcatgaagggttccgtagcagcaagtaacataataaaattgcggtttacgatttatgacgtattaaaaaaaactgcttactagatctcgttcaaaccaattttcggtggaagttgcatggtaccgtaaaatggggtgagtagggtcaaaactgaaattcaaacctcgataactttttatttttacatatgaaaactgaatggtgtatataataagtgttccggacgtttatattttagtttttattttatttggggtagttacatttcataactttgacgataaagaggaaaacccacctcaccccgtagtgcctcgtatttggggtgagaggggttttcatacaaaggtgattttggaagattgttggatcgattttttttattatgcgtattactatagctccattttaaattggaataaattatttttggagcagtagccttaaaatcccttctcacccccctctcaaaccttctctccccattcttaggaagtgtctctcgcgcaaactattcagtttagaaaaaaatgatattagaaacctcaatatcatttttgaagacctatccatagataacccacacgtatgggtttgatgaaaaaaaaatattgagttTCAGTTGGggaagtatggggaacccccaaaatttattgttttttttttctatttttgtgtgaaaatcttaatgcggttcacagaatacatctacttaccaagtttcaacagtatagttctatagttcttatagtttcggaaaaaagtggctgtgacatacggacggacagacagacagacagacatgacgaatccataagggttccgttttttgccatttggctacggaaccctaaaaatgtttaAGATACCTAGATAGATGTTCATGACATTGTTATCAAAATAACAAGACATAGTGATATTGTGATCAAGCCATCAAGGGTGTAAACTCAGGAACAAGACAatcattttttaattaattaagtacaaAATGGGGGCGCATTGCGGGTCGATTCTAAAAGTTCTAGGAAGGCATATTATGCAGCTAATGCAGCTTCTAATATGCTTATTGCACAAATTAATTTGTCACTTACAAGTATCATCGAACACATATTGCAGCAACGCCCGCATAGCGTCCGGGCTGACACGTGCCGCGGCAAGTAGAAGTGGCAGTCCGCCGCAGTGTCGCAGCCGCGAGCGGTTCACCGACTCACCACTCAGCTGCGCGAGGGCGCGCGCCGCCGATTCTGTCTTTTGCCAGTATGAATCCTCTGGGGaaattataagtattaattatgtacgaaattaaatatgtttatttgctcaactcaattacagatgtagtgtataattgttttccttcgtattttctaggaaacgttcgtatttgtcatgctacttcagtcaacctcagtacttattgtaccgagactgactgaaatagcaagccacgttcgtacgtttccgtcaaaatacgaaaataattatgcactacatccgtAATTTTGAGATCTAGAGAGCCAACTACTAATGAAATAACAAGTATAACAACtattagccgggtccacacagagcgtgcattcgcgcgaggcaatttcctcacACAAAACGGTCAGTATAGACTTGTCTAGCGCGCACCGCCTCGGCCGAGGCAAGTCTACACTGGCCGTCTacaggaaattgcctcgcgcgtatgatcgctctgtgtggacccttGAAATTAGAATGGAAAATAGATCGTCGGCACGGGCGTGACTACAGCTCGCGCCTACGAGATATCAGTACGCCACTGTACCAACTGAGCTACGAGAATTGTTATTCCGTATTTGAGTTAACTCTCCTGTGGCAGTAAATATTACAGGAGACTATTTTCCTCATTCAtagctgatgatgatgatggattacacaagtaaaaaacccgccaagtgcgagtcggactcgcgcacgaagggttccgtaccattacgcaaaaaacgacaaaaaaatcacgtttattgtatgagAGTTGctcttaaatatgtattatattctgtttttagtatttgttgttatagcggcaacagaaatacatcatctgtgaaaatttcaactgcctagctatcacggttctcgagttacagcctggtgacagacagacagacggacagacagacagacagacagcggagtcttagtaatagattcccttttaccctttgggtatggaaccctaaaaagtaagaTTATTGTAATTTTACCTGAATTCTTAAGTAAAATCCTAACAAGGCACTCAACAAGTCCAGCGGTGCCAAGAAGTGGCCGGCATGAAGAGAGGTAGCACAAGTTCATAAGACATTTCAATGCCACTGATTCATATGTTTTAGTCAATGCCACCAAGCACTGGTATCCTCTGCCATCGCCTTGTATCtaaaatgttaatatttttatgtttatgtgTACTAAATTAGCATGAGTAATACTTTTGCAAAAAACTTCAAGTagcaatttaaaaataggtctaataaaaataatataaaggtTATGCAAGAAGTCCAGAGTTTCAGTATGGAAATTTGACAGCATTAGTTGTAGAAACTTGTCTTCTTTATCAAACGAAAAtgaatgttttttattttattcttcaaAAGGATCTAGTAACAACATTTGTAGCacattttaagcaaaataaatttattaaattttcacTCTATAATCTCAAAACATTATGTTGTACTACATTTCCTATTAGGGTTTTCTAAACAACAACTATGTTTATTGCAGATTGTCTCATTTGGATTGCACACCCtgtaaataaaaaatcaaaTTTACCTGTTCTGCACATAATGCAGAGGCATGGGTTGTGAAGTAACCCAAGCATTTTAAAATGCCACATATTAGTTCCTCTTGGCTCTTCCTCAGGCCTTCACCCTCCTTACTTGAATTGCAAGTAGATTTGATTACACCAGCAGACTCACACTCAGTTGTCAGGAGAATAGCTATGCAGCGGACTGCATTTAAACTAAGCATTTCCTCTCTTTTGTCTGGGACCATCCATAATTGTCTAGAAATGAGGAGAAAGTTGTAAGAAGTCAACTTCAAATTAAACTATGATATAACAAATTCTCAGGCAAAAACCATGCAACTTCAATTGTTTTCTATCTGCAGTAACTCTTCTCTAGTTTTGATTAGCTATCACACTCTGTTTTGTTGATTAGTAGGGTAATTTGCCTgtaccctaaactaaaaatgaattctattcacctataaacagaattcattttagtataaggtttcaataactggccagccttcaataactagccacttTATACTAAATGAATTCtgtataggtgaatagaattcttagtttagggtggccagatACTAACAGGTGACCAGTTACTGGCAAATTACCCTATCTAGATTTCTAATTTCATTTTTATGCCAGCGGTGCCGCATTGACAATCAACAAAGTGGCACCTTTTGCTTGAGGCCAACCTTATAGTTAAGATATAGTATATTTGTGTTGGTAAAAATAGCATTGAATATTTTAACATTGTAAGAAGAATGTGTTGTACAATATTTTTCAttcaaaaattataataaaaggtTTTTACCTTACAGCTCTAACAGCCATAGTTAATGTAGGATATGAAGTATTTTTATCCCGGCTTTCTATCAATGTGATGAGTGCAGTGACCACCCCATGGTTGTGCAAGTTCTCTGCATTGCTGGTCTTCTGGGCCATGTTCCCGATGACACGACAGGCCCTGCCTACAATACTGTCCCGGCAGACTGTCTTCAAAATAGAGACAAGAGGACCATAGTAGTTCAACTTTCCAacctaatttaaaatattacaagaAATTAATTACGAATAAAATCAAGACTTCTTATATAATTCATATTTACAAAATCATATAAAAATTGACTATTCAAATGTCCTTCACAGTTTGTAATTACCACAGTGAAACAATATGACCCAAATACTTAAAGTAATACTCACAGCTAAACTACTTTCATCTTCTAGACAACAATTCCCCAATATACTTAACGTTAAATCTAGAATTCTTTCATTGGGCTTGCGTAAATGTGGCAGTAAACATTCCAACCCTCCACAATCTCGAAAAAGTTGAATTCCACTATCATTTGTT
The genomic region above belongs to Cydia splendana chromosome 13, ilCydSple1.2, whole genome shotgun sequence and contains:
- the LOC134796148 gene encoding armadillo repeat-containing protein 5 — encoded protein: MDKNYVKTTIEGLKSTSSSRVQDTLLKIRSKVITNDSGIQLFRDCGGLECLLPHLRKPNERILDLTLSILGNCCLEDESSLAVGKLNYYGPLVSILKTVCRDSIVGRACRVIGNMAQKTSNAENLHNHGVVTALITLIESRDKNTSYPTLTMAVRAVRQLWMVPDKREEMLSLNAVRCIAILLTTECESAGVIKSTCNSSKEGEGLRKSQEELICGILKCLGYFTTHASALCAEQIQGDGRGYQCLVALTKTYESVALKCLMNLCYLSSCRPLLGTAGLVECLVRILLKNSEDSYWQKTESAARALAQLSGESVNRSRLRHCGGLPLLLAAARVSPDAMRALLQYVFDDTSFQILVSKGLISLLTDELTTFVATMDFEHNNLENAESNEIVTAFKTDETEAPKTEPKLNTDDGKSLFVRRRGPFCSKNEDELKVVIERDNMIVGFVDAVDSDASDDSQSDEETPRRKYLKRARSMSPMTLKKKSQLIKMASKDWSAGVYWEPKSPEWPSSSRSAMSPDRPQSPLSPYYEAGLGQPGFPAGSQFPASKRARLDWSPESGVSTGEGSSMGSSCWKDFQWSSGSESPTSPLSINEESSDSEISGRYSPVLCEAEGEAEGAAARAELDAAQVAHGLDELIMDDDESLDDTPTAESSGKLENSKTSRIACVLVLLFRVSHGACNSLGAMREEPVSNHTLELLTGRECLNALLDYVEKCKRPLGRAARILARVLSNALCLMSILKHRLALRLHKMSVVSKHPPTKCQQCKQILRLSSKLLAQLTILAESSYGIGEISYQLLKGSPAMQQTLSITLPYIVRTEKPLKKYFIDCNALNILFNIISESKEDMKVCVTALSKLATNVHIKDPKSLENRFNDQICVSYDPILDNLAGSDIVTFELDDKSQVNANKIFLCQNSEVFSAMLMGCFKESAEKCVRLQNVTKPALEYLFTLLHIGLNNPKCDVQVFPLADKLETNLEVLLLADRFLFDKLKGLLSSAILQFQLTPETADKIYVWSLSEGMGFLCVESVAYILTGKMCEAQRARSFSAILDLEYKEQWLDDIKTMIVRQLVK